In a single window of the Anaplasma platys genome:
- the rplS gene encoding 50S ribosomal protein L19, with protein sequence MSGLLEKFNTKQIAQLQEKSAREMPSFLPGDTIKVGVNVFDGASWRLQHFEGVCIKKRNRGLHSSFTLRKVSQNESIQLQVFLHSPNLKSLEVVRTGRVRRAKLYYLLPLFGKAARIKERKRVLQSSH encoded by the coding sequence ATGAGTGGATTACTTGAAAAGTTTAATACAAAGCAAATTGCACAGCTGCAGGAAAAATCCGCGAGAGAGATGCCTAGTTTTCTCCCTGGGGACACCATTAAGGTCGGAGTGAACGTTTTTGACGGTGCTAGCTGGCGGTTACAACATTTCGAGGGCGTTTGTATAAAGAAGAGAAACCGGGGGCTGCATTCATCTTTCACCCTAAGAAAGGTGAGTCAAAACGAAAGCATTCAGCTTCAGGTTTTCCTCCATTCGCCAAATTTAAAGTCTCTTGAAGTTGTTCGCACTGGGCGGGTTCGTAGAGCCAAGCTTTACTATCTACTGCCCCTATTCGGCAAGGCTGCTCGTATCAAGGAAAGAAAGAGGGTTCTACAGTCTTCGCACTAG
- a CDS encoding CinA family protein, translating into MKNVNIGIIRTFGTLGTSNVKISEELFTKSWLCVQRLKQRGVIIGFAESCTGGLLTCLCCMHPGASAVVECGLVTYSNAAKEQILGVSSHDLEKYSSVSEVVAVRMAEGLLSIRRDIDMAVSITGVAGNSLLGEDNEKDAGCVFIAQAVHHKPTTVLALNFGTQNRNEIQCKAAAAALDMICNSLP; encoded by the coding sequence GTGAAAAATGTAAACATAGGTATAATAAGGACATTTGGTACGCTAGGCACGAGTAATGTGAAGATAAGTGAGGAGCTTTTTACAAAGTCATGGTTATGTGTACAACGGCTTAAGCAGCGCGGCGTCATAATCGGTTTTGCAGAGTCATGCACTGGTGGTTTGTTGACCTGCCTTTGTTGTATGCATCCAGGCGCTTCGGCCGTTGTGGAATGTGGTTTGGTAACGTATTCAAATGCCGCAAAAGAACAAATTCTGGGTGTCAGTTCTCATGATCTGGAAAAGTATAGCTCAGTCAGTGAAGTCGTGGCAGTACGTATGGCTGAGGGCCTCCTCAGCATTAGGCGTGATATTGACATGGCAGTCTCGATTACCGGGGTCGCCGGAAACTCTCTTCTAGGTGAAGACAACGAAAAAGATGCGGGATGCGTTTTCATAGCCCAAGCAGTTCATCACAAGCCAACCACCGTGCTCGCGTTAAATTTTGGTACTCAAAACCGGAACGAAATCCAATGCAAAGCAGCAGCGGCGGCCCTTGATATGATATGTAACAGCCTGCCCTAG
- the thrS gene encoding threonine--tRNA ligase, which yields MITISTAPGISSSRTFSHPISGREVVDSMLKERRDEIVGLIINNTVHCLDVVIDKDTQIEPILLTSKEAHTILQNTAAVVLALSLLELFPEVFLALGGAKDDGFHYDFDLKSSLSEKDLTTIEKHIKKIAGENLPLISQFLDKTSAQMHFTSAKNIFKQDFLASGGETVPVCKIGKDLLLPVNGVVAPATGFLKAYKLTKLSGVYWQGESSNKMIHRIDGMAFFSASALEERLRLIKEAELRDHRRIAKELEICHIQNEALGQVFWHDKGLTLFRTVEQYIRGKLRNHGYSEIKTPIMVDRSLWERSGHWDKFKDNMFVVSDESKELAIKPMNCPCHVQIYKFKTRSYKDLPLRIAEFGTCHRNEPSGSLYGLMRVRGFTQDDAHIFCTPEQIQGEVLQFYRLLVEVYADFGFHDITVKLSDRPQNRIGSDDLWTLAENSLVNAMETAGVAYELNKGDGAFYGPKLEFILKDALGRSWQCGTVQLDFVLPTRLEAYYVGADGEKHHPVMIHRAILGTLERFLGILIEHYAGKLPAWLSPVQLAVITVNEDALEYARSLKKMAEEHDVRVELMASAESIGNKIRKSIFNKVPVSWVVGAAEVEQGLVSVRNLGSAAACCMGADKALKSLLTCVSIR from the coding sequence ATGATTACTATTTCCACTGCACCCGGTATCTCGTCTTCCAGAACTTTTTCGCACCCCATATCGGGACGTGAGGTGGTGGATTCAATGCTGAAAGAGCGCCGCGATGAAATAGTAGGATTAATTATCAATAACACAGTTCATTGTCTAGACGTCGTCATCGATAAGGATACTCAAATCGAGCCGATACTATTAACAAGTAAAGAGGCACATACTATCCTTCAAAACACCGCAGCTGTTGTCCTTGCACTCTCTTTGCTTGAGCTATTTCCTGAGGTATTTCTTGCATTGGGTGGAGCAAAAGACGACGGTTTCCACTATGACTTTGATCTTAAATCTTCATTGTCCGAGAAGGATCTTACGACCATTGAGAAGCATATCAAGAAGATAGCTGGCGAAAATTTGCCCCTAATAAGCCAATTTTTGGATAAAACGTCGGCACAAATGCACTTTACCTCCGCTAAAAATATTTTCAAACAAGATTTTCTTGCTAGTGGGGGAGAAACAGTACCAGTGTGCAAAATTGGCAAAGATTTGTTGCTGCCGGTAAACGGTGTAGTTGCTCCAGCGACTGGCTTTCTCAAGGCGTACAAGCTAACCAAGCTTTCGGGTGTCTATTGGCAAGGCGAAAGCAGTAATAAAATGATACACCGCATCGATGGAATGGCCTTTTTCAGCGCTTCAGCCCTCGAGGAACGCTTACGCCTTATCAAAGAGGCCGAACTACGTGATCATCGGCGCATTGCCAAAGAGCTTGAAATCTGTCACATACAAAACGAAGCGCTTGGACAGGTTTTTTGGCACGATAAGGGATTAACACTGTTTCGCACAGTCGAACAGTACATCAGGGGAAAACTACGGAACCACGGCTATTCCGAGATTAAAACTCCCATTATGGTTGATAGATCATTGTGGGAGAGGTCAGGACACTGGGACAAATTCAAGGACAACATGTTTGTGGTGTCGGATGAGAGCAAAGAGCTGGCCATTAAGCCAATGAACTGCCCTTGTCATGTGCAAATATATAAATTCAAAACTCGCAGCTACAAGGATCTACCATTGAGAATCGCGGAGTTCGGCACCTGTCATCGGAATGAGCCTTCGGGCTCGTTATACGGACTCATGCGCGTGCGGGGTTTTACACAGGACGACGCACATATATTCTGCACTCCAGAACAAATCCAGGGTGAGGTATTACAATTCTACAGGCTGCTTGTCGAGGTTTATGCTGACTTTGGATTCCATGATATAACAGTAAAACTTTCCGACCGTCCACAAAACCGCATTGGCTCGGACGATCTTTGGACTTTAGCTGAAAATTCTCTGGTAAACGCGATGGAAACGGCAGGGGTAGCCTACGAGCTTAACAAAGGCGACGGTGCTTTTTATGGACCGAAGCTCGAGTTCATCCTGAAAGACGCCCTTGGACGCAGTTGGCAATGCGGTACAGTGCAACTTGATTTTGTATTACCAACAAGGCTGGAGGCCTATTACGTGGGAGCGGATGGGGAAAAACACCATCCTGTGATGATCCACCGGGCAATTTTGGGAACTTTGGAACGATTTTTGGGTATTTTGATTGAGCACTATGCTGGAAAGCTGCCTGCTTGGCTTTCTCCGGTACAACTTGCCGTAATCACCGTCAATGAAGATGCTCTAGAATACGCAAGAAGCCTTAAAAAAATGGCCGAAGAACATGACGTACGAGTCGAGCTAATGGCTTCAGCTGAGAGTATTGGAAACAAGATACGTAAATCTATTTTTAATAAAGTTCCTGTATCCTGGGTGGTAGGGGCGGCTGAAGTGGAGCAAGGCCTGGTTTCGGTACGAAATCTTGGTTCGGCAGCTGCTTGCTGCATGGGCGCGGATAAAGCGTTGAAATCGCTGCTAACATGTGTTAGCATCCGCTAG